Proteins found in one Salvia splendens isolate huo1 chromosome 10, SspV2, whole genome shotgun sequence genomic segment:
- the LOC121750816 gene encoding CEN-like protein 1, whose translation MSRLLDSLSVGRVVGEVVDSFVSCVKLIVTYNSNKQVCNGHELMPSVIVSKPRVDIGGEDMRAAYTLVMTDPDVPGPSDPYMREHLHWIVTDIPGTTDASFGREIVSYEAPKPVIGIHRYVFVLFKQRGRHTVRPPASRDYFNTRGFAEENGLGLPVAAVYFNAQRETACRRR comes from the exons ATGTCGCGGTTACTGGATTCTCTCTCGGTAGGCAGAGTCGTGGGAGAAGTCGTGGACAGCTTCGTGTCTTGTGTGAAGCTGATTGTAACATACAACAGCAACAAGCAAGTCTGCAATGGCCATGAGCTCATGCCCTCTGTCATTGTGTCCAAGCCACGAGTCGATATTGGTGGAGAAGACATGAGGGCTGCTTACACTCTT GTCATGACTGATCCTGATGTTCCAGGCCCTAGTGATCCATACATGAGGGAACATCTCCACTG gATAGTTACTGATATACCAGGCACTACTGATGCATCTTTTG GGAGAGAGATTGTGAGCTATGAGGCTCCAAAGCCAGTAATCGGAATCCATCGCTATGTGTTTGTGTTGTTCAAGCAGAGAGGCAGACACACTGTGAGGCCGCCGGCTTCAAGAGACTACTTCAACACAAGAGGATTTGCAGAAGAGAATGGCTTAGGATTGCCTGTTGCTGCTGTCTATTTCAATGCACAAAGAGAGACTGCTTGCAGAAGAAGATGA